Proteins encoded in a region of the Lepeophtheirus salmonis chromosome 6, UVic_Lsal_1.4, whole genome shotgun sequence genome:
- the Rint1 gene encoding RAD50-interacting protein 1 — translation MYQVQEELSRVRERLEASKVKRDSTVKLLKDSKEVDMKMSIALSNAETVLTQVEPYNGLNELMKIQSLQQILKWIHAVEILEVALSDSMEGEDKDAWWSLLPSLFGRLRKLRDALSTSGCGNLKSYVNQVTDHWKETLITHFNSILKDLIQKLQWPQIIQKDSNIQLDPLLASRFTKNFAALDFIREDKDAIDVLVEPLHKRFKFHFMGNKKTNTLEKPEWYIRQVWKWIKSSEDFFNDVLSHSSHVEFIRKLLEILSNKLSLDLKGMFLEPSLIGHAIDEILGITSDILDDSDSNDSIYRDTLPINVLCVPEVFSKWIDLERKLAFEKLDRILLDDLAWSESSSVPKVSRCAVKFVILLQCMMDRYRHIGKPKLQMQFIELQKELLEDLRLRFVQISREEQNIPTTEKFCLILNSAKHIIYSVSCWSEIPFFMKLECDLDHQDVGLIHNPLGRLDFVVNDMIRTLGDYVFYEVKAQSRGYVYKNWSFSFPSGDNVSSESLPMLQTLLSLLNSLYQKLQEDIFSSVADLVFTKMKDLIVNDVILENKFSQSGCQQLVIDIVRGFLPVFSQYYIIDVSCFDSLNDVSVLLELSDANALLLRETLETEKSFKKVAALLKEFKLNELNQTQVISILQRRILKV, via the coding sequence atgtatcaAGTTCAAGAAGAATTAAGTCGGGTTCGAGAGAGACTTGAAGCTTCCAAAGTTAAGAGAGACTCCACCGTTAAGTTATTAAAAGATTCGAAAGAAGTGGATATGAAAATGTCAATTGCTTTATCTAACGCTGAAACCGTCTTGACTCAGGTTGAGCCATATAATGGACTCAACGAATTGATGAAGATCCAATCCCTTCAGCAGATCCTGAAATGGATCCATGCTGTGGAAATTTTAGAAGTCGCGCTTAGTGACTCAATGGAGGGAGAAGACAAAGATGCTTGGTGGTCACTCCTTCCGAGCCTCTTTGGAAGATTAAGAAAGCTTAGAGACGCTCTATCAACATCAGGATGTGGGAATTTGAAGAGCTATGTTAACCAAGTCACGGATCATTGGAAAGAAACACTCATAACTCATTTCAACTCTATTCTAAAAGACTTAATCCAAAAACTTCAATGGcctcaaataattcaaaaggaCTCCAACATCCAATTAGATCCCTTACTTGCATCACGATTTACGAAAAACTTTGCAGCCTTAGATTTTATCCGGGAAGACAAGGATGCAATTGATGTTCTTGTAGAGCCCCTTCATAAGAGGTTCAAATTTCACTTTATGGGTAATAAGAAGACAAATACTCTGGAAAAACCTGAATGGTACATTCGACAAGTGTGGAAATGGATAAAGAGCTCCGAAGATTTTTTCAATGATGTTCTTAGCCACTCTTCTCATGTGGAATTTATTAGAAAACTCTTAGAAATACTAAGTAACAAATTAAGTTTGGATTTGAAGGGCATGTTCTTAGAGCCAAGTTTAATTGGACATGCTATTGATGAAATCCTCGGAATCACCTCTGATATTTTAGATGATAgtgactcaaatgactcaatttaCCGTGATACACTACCAATTAATGTGCTGTGTGTTCCGGAAGTATTCTCAAAGTGGATTGATTTGGAACGAAAGCTGGCTTTTGAGAAATTGGATAGAATTTTGTTGGATGATCTTGCATGGTCAGAGAGTAGCTCCGTTCCAAAGGTATCTAGATGTGCAGTCAAGTTTGTTATTCTTTTACAATGTATGATGGATCGTTATCGACACATTGGGAAGCCCAAGTTGCAAATGCAATTTATAGAACTTCAAAAAGAACTCCTTGAAGATCTGAGACTTAGATTTGTTCAAATATCAagagaagaacaaaatattCCAACGACTGAAAAGTTTTGTCTTATTCTGAATTCTGCAAAGCACATAATCTATTCTGTTTCCTGTTGGTCCGAAAttccttttttcatgaaattggAGTGTGATCTGGATCATCAGGACGTTGGACTCATTCATAATCCTCTTGGAAGATTGGATTTCGTTGTGAATGACATGATTCGAACCCTGGGAGACTATGTATTTTACGAAGTAAAGGCTCAGAGTCGTGGTTATGTTTATAAGAATTGGAGTTTTTCATTCCCATCAGGGGATAACGTTAGCTCCGAATCTTTACCTATGCTTCAGACCCTTCTTTCCCTATTGAACTCTCTTTATCAGAAGCTTCAAGAAGACATTTTTTCATCGGTGGCAGACCTTGTGTTTACTAAAATGAAAGACTTGATTGTCAATGatgttattttggaaaataagtttTCACAGTCTGGTTGTCAACAATTAGTGATTGACATTGTGAGGGGATTTCTCCCTGTATTTAGTCAATATTATATCATAGATGTCAGTTGTTTTGATAGTTTGAATGATGTCTCCGTTTTACTAGAGTTAAGTGATGCAAATGCTTTGTTATTGCGAGAGACATTGGAGACAGAGaagtcctttaaaaaagttgctGCTCTCCTCAAAGAGTTTAAATTGAACGAATTAAACCAGACACAAGTCATTAGTATTTTGCAAAGACggattttaaaagtataa